Proteins encoded together in one Kitasatospora albolonga window:
- a CDS encoding GNAT family N-acetyltransferase, with translation MNIRPCRFDHPDAVKLNDQVQLEYAERYGDGGDVTPLDPTMFDPPHGLYLLAYDELERPVATGGWRTQDRNAHGYADGDAEIKRMFVIPEGRGRGLARRMLAALEDDARAAGRVRMVLETGDRQPEAVALYTSSGYAVCEKFGHYREYESSICMAKPLRQP, from the coding sequence ATGAACATCCGCCCATGCCGCTTCGACCACCCCGACGCCGTCAAACTCAACGACCAGGTGCAGCTGGAGTACGCCGAGCGCTACGGCGACGGGGGCGATGTCACACCCCTCGACCCCACCATGTTCGACCCGCCGCACGGTCTGTATCTGCTCGCCTACGACGAGCTGGAGCGCCCGGTGGCCACGGGGGGCTGGCGGACCCAGGACCGTAACGCCCACGGCTACGCCGACGGCGACGCCGAGATCAAGCGGATGTTCGTGATCCCCGAGGGCCGGGGCCGGGGTCTGGCCCGCCGGATGCTCGCCGCCCTGGAGGACGACGCCCGCGCGGCCGGGCGCGTCCGGATGGTCCTGGAGACCGGCGACCGGCAGCCCGAGGCGGTGGCGCTGTACACGTCGAGCGGCTATGCGGTGTGCGAGAAGTTCGGCCACTACCGGGAGTACGAGAGCAGCATCTGCATGGCCAAGCCGCTGCGGCAGCCGTGA
- a CDS encoding RNA polymerase → MVNGTKDVNGVDSTALVVAARNGDRAAGERLAAQYLPLVYNIVGRALNGHPDVDDVVQETMLRALSGLPSLRDPARFRSWLVAIAMNQVRTRWAGLGHRPAPLEETEDPADPAADFVDLTILRLELSGQRRETAEATRWLDDAERDVLSLWWLETTGELTRAELAEALGLSPQHAAVRVQRVKNQLDVGRAVVRALASDPRCPALEDLLGSGDWDGTPTPLWRKRIARHVRVCASCSAGSTGLVPPEGLLSGLALVVPLYETGQHATTVAALASSAPAAAAAPAAASASAAPAVAPAVFSAGKAAGLIAGAAAVTTLAVLFWPSAPTPPEARGGGATYSPAPPPPAAAPAEPLPTPSPSTAPPTPSPSAPAVRPPSTPAPAPSSAPPETAPAAPPPGPDARLVTRVNTLRAENGCPGLRTDPRLTEVAQRHSEDMAAQGYFGHTDSTGRDMGERVTDSGYLWSAVGETIATGPSDPAAVAEQWRRSPGRGDDILNCDFVHVGVGIADSPRGPYWTQVLGTPR, encoded by the coding sequence GTGGTGAACGGAACGAAGGACGTGAACGGCGTGGACAGCACCGCTCTGGTCGTCGCGGCGAGGAACGGCGACCGGGCCGCCGGGGAACGGCTGGCCGCCCAGTACCTGCCGCTCGTCTACAACATCGTCGGACGCGCCCTCAACGGCCACCCGGACGTGGACGACGTGGTGCAGGAGACCATGCTCCGGGCGCTCTCCGGACTGCCCTCCCTGCGCGATCCGGCCCGGTTCCGCTCCTGGCTCGTCGCCATCGCCATGAACCAGGTCCGCACCCGCTGGGCCGGTCTGGGTCACCGGCCCGCCCCGCTGGAGGAGACCGAGGACCCCGCCGACCCCGCCGCCGACTTCGTCGACCTGACGATCCTGCGCCTCGAACTCTCCGGCCAGCGGCGCGAGACGGCCGAGGCGACCCGCTGGCTGGACGACGCGGAACGCGATGTGCTCTCCCTGTGGTGGCTGGAAACCACCGGTGAGCTCACCCGTGCCGAGCTGGCGGAGGCGCTCGGGCTCTCCCCGCAGCACGCCGCCGTACGCGTACAGCGGGTGAAGAACCAGCTCGACGTGGGCCGCGCGGTCGTCCGGGCCCTGGCGTCCGACCCCCGCTGCCCGGCGCTGGAGGATCTGCTGGGCAGCGGCGACTGGGACGGCACGCCGACGCCCCTGTGGCGCAAGCGGATCGCCCGGCATGTACGGGTCTGCGCCTCCTGCTCCGCAGGCAGTACGGGCCTGGTCCCGCCGGAAGGGCTGCTCTCCGGGCTCGCTCTGGTGGTGCCGTTGTACGAGACCGGCCAGCACGCCACGACGGTGGCCGCCCTCGCCTCCTCGGCCCCGGCCGCCGCCGCCGCTCCTGCCGCCGCTTCGGCCTCCGCCGCCCCGGCCGTGGCTCCGGCCGTGTTCTCGGCCGGGAAGGCGGCGGGGCTCATAGCCGGCGCGGCCGCCGTGACCACCCTCGCCGTGCTGTTCTGGCCCTCCGCCCCCACCCCGCCCGAGGCCCGGGGCGGGGGAGCGACGTACAGCCCCGCGCCCCCGCCGCCCGCCGCCGCCCCGGCCGAGCCGCTCCCCACGCCCTCCCCCTCCACGGCCCCGCCCACGCCGAGCCCCTCCGCCCCCGCCGTACGGCCGCCCTCCACCCCCGCCCCCGCGCCCTCCTCCGCCCCGCCCGAGACCGCGCCCGCGGCCCCGCCGCCCGGCCCGGACGCCCGTCTGGTCACCCGGGTCAACACCCTGCGCGCCGAGAACGGCTGCCCGGGACTGCGCACCGACCCCCGGCTCACCGAGGTCGCCCAACGGCACTCCGAGGACATGGCGGCACAGGGCTATTTCGGCCATACCGACTCCACGGGCCGGGACATGGGCGAGCGGGTGACCGACTCCGGCTACCTCTGGTCCGCCGTCGGCGAGACCATCGCCACCGGCCCCTCCGATCCGGCCGCGGTGGCGGAGCAGTGGCGCCGCAGTCCCGGCCGCGGCGACGACATCCTCAACTGCGACTTCGTCCACGTGGGCGTGGGCATCGCCGACTCCCCGCGCGGCCCCTACTGGACCCAGGTCCTGGGCACTCCGCGCTGA
- a CDS encoding transcriptional regulator → MSSRTDTDTGTDTGFGPAEAGGRHATTGARRTEAGTHPAQARPTGPHPTDPLPTGAHATAARTGEAITTSALHAAATGADTFPGVLREALNRRGLSLERVSERLRGRGIAISQATLSSWQRGRSQPERARSLRAVEVLEEILELPAGALRSLLGPRRPRGRTTPAGDEGAALQILGEDSVVEKALGARFRHFNQETSSLVVHDVVTIGESGTLSGISTTNVLRAGQAGADRVIFVLSFDDEAAEPVDIRVTCGRLVEATYLKRLKSLVLEIHFGRELAKLDTTVVSYAVDVSPSETPATHYERWSRTNLHEYLQQVFFHPGALPSDCHRYVREKVGAPPRAQRRIPLSDTHNVHVLTSRCKPGVHGVAWEYGQGTGGPARADGTGGTDGTGGTGGTGGTDGTGDRPG, encoded by the coding sequence ATGTCGAGCAGGACGGATACGGACACGGGCACCGATACCGGCTTCGGACCGGCGGAGGCCGGGGGCCGCCATGCCACAACCGGGGCCCGCCGGACCGAAGCCGGGACCCACCCCGCACAAGCACGCCCCACCGGTCCCCACCCCACGGACCCGCTCCCCACCGGAGCCCACGCCACCGCCGCCCGCACGGGCGAGGCCATCACCACCTCGGCCCTGCACGCGGCGGCCACCGGCGCCGACACCTTCCCCGGGGTCCTGCGGGAGGCGCTGAACCGGCGCGGGCTCTCGCTGGAGCGGGTGAGCGAACGCCTCCGGGGGCGCGGCATCGCCATCAGCCAGGCCACCCTCAGCAGCTGGCAGCGCGGGCGCAGCCAGCCCGAACGGGCCCGGTCCCTGCGGGCGGTGGAGGTGCTGGAGGAGATCCTGGAGCTGCCCGCCGGAGCCCTGCGCTCGCTGCTCGGCCCGCGCCGCCCCCGGGGCCGGACCACACCGGCCGGTGACGAGGGGGCGGCGCTCCAGATCCTCGGCGAGGACTCGGTGGTGGAGAAGGCGCTCGGCGCGCGGTTCCGCCACTTCAACCAGGAGACCAGTTCGCTCGTCGTCCACGACGTGGTGACGATCGGCGAGAGCGGGACGCTGAGCGGGATCTCCACCACGAACGTGCTGCGGGCCGGACAGGCGGGCGCGGACCGGGTGATCTTCGTGCTCAGCTTCGACGACGAGGCGGCCGAACCCGTCGACATCCGGGTCACCTGCGGCCGGCTCGTCGAGGCCACGTACCTCAAGAGGCTCAAGTCCCTGGTGCTGGAGATCCACTTCGGCCGCGAGCTGGCCAAGCTGGACACCACGGTGGTGAGTTACGCGGTCGACGTGAGCCCGTCCGAGACCCCGGCCACGCACTACGAGCGCTGGTCGCGGACGAACCTCCACGAGTACCTCCAGCAGGTCTTCTTCCACCCCGGCGCGCTGCCGTCGGACTGCCACCGCTACGTCCGGGAGAAGGTCGGCGCCCCGCCCCGCGCCCAGCGGCGCATCCCGCTGAGCGATACGCACAACGTCCATGTGCTCACCTCCCGGTGCAAGCCCGGTGTCCACGGGGTGGCCTGGGAGTACGGCCAGGGAACGGGCGGACCGGCGAGGGCGGACGGAACGGGCGGGACAGACGGGACAGGCGGGACAGGCGGGACAGGCGGGACAGATGGAACGGGAGACCGCCCAGGATGA
- a CDS encoding ammonia channel protein, translating to MITAPAPMPPAYDSGDTAWLLAATAMVLLMTPGLAFFYGGMVRTRHVLMMIKMSFAALAFGTLVWWTVGYTLAFGPDVGGAGLIGNLDHVFMRGIELNTLTGAIPTYVYSTFQMGFAIITVALISGSIADRATMKGWLVFVVLWLLIVYIPIAHWVFDSDGWIVKHLGALDFAGGLPVELNSGVAGLAVALVLRTPRDFARSEERPNNIPLVVIGVGLLWFGWFGFNSGSALTDQGTAAAAFINTQLGAAGAMVTWPLVEKWRTGRVTTMGVVSSAVAGMVAITPACGEIDTLGAVITGLVVGAVCAFAITLKFRFNVDDTLDVVGVHGVGGLIGLIMVGLFATARISGQEGLFYGGGWGLLGKQLVAIVAVIAFSFTLTWLIAKAVDLTVGFRATERYGTVPGEDEERAYDFRTAERLGALVTGKRASSDKELVQQITTLLRAREDDR from the coding sequence ATGATCACCGCTCCCGCGCCGATGCCCCCCGCGTACGACTCCGGAGACACCGCCTGGCTGCTCGCCGCCACCGCCATGGTGCTGCTGATGACGCCCGGTCTCGCCTTCTTCTACGGCGGCATGGTGCGCACCCGGCATGTGCTCATGATGATCAAAATGAGCTTCGCCGCCCTGGCCTTCGGCACCCTCGTCTGGTGGACCGTCGGATACACCCTGGCCTTCGGGCCCGATGTGGGCGGCGCCGGGCTCATCGGCAACCTCGACCACGTCTTCATGCGCGGCATCGAGCTGAACACGCTGACCGGGGCCATTCCCACCTATGTGTACAGCACCTTCCAGATGGGCTTCGCCATCATCACCGTGGCGCTGATCAGCGGATCGATCGCCGACCGCGCCACGATGAAGGGGTGGCTGGTCTTCGTCGTGCTGTGGCTGCTCATCGTCTACATCCCCATCGCCCACTGGGTGTTCGACAGCGACGGCTGGATCGTGAAACACCTCGGCGCACTCGACTTCGCCGGTGGTCTCCCCGTGGAGCTCAACTCGGGCGTCGCCGGGCTCGCCGTCGCCCTCGTGCTGCGCACCCCGCGCGACTTCGCCCGCAGCGAGGAGCGTCCCAACAACATCCCGCTCGTGGTCATCGGTGTGGGGCTCCTCTGGTTCGGCTGGTTCGGCTTCAACTCCGGCTCGGCGCTGACCGACCAGGGCACCGCCGCCGCGGCCTTCATCAACACCCAGCTGGGCGCGGCGGGCGCGATGGTCACCTGGCCCCTGGTGGAGAAGTGGCGCACCGGCAGGGTCACCACCATGGGCGTCGTCTCGTCCGCCGTCGCGGGCATGGTGGCGATCACTCCGGCCTGCGGTGAGATCGACACGCTCGGTGCCGTCATCACCGGGCTCGTCGTGGGCGCGGTGTGCGCCTTCGCGATCACCCTGAAGTTCCGGTTCAACGTGGACGACACCCTCGACGTGGTGGGGGTGCACGGTGTCGGCGGGCTGATCGGGCTGATCATGGTGGGGCTGTTCGCGACCGCGCGGATCAGCGGTCAGGAGGGCCTGTTCTACGGCGGCGGCTGGGGGCTGCTCGGCAAGCAGCTCGTCGCGATCGTCGCGGTGATCGCCTTCTCCTTCACCCTCACCTGGCTCATCGCCAAGGCTGTCGACCTGACCGTCGGCTTCCGCGCCACGGAGCGGTACGGCACCGTCCCGGGGGAGGACGAGGAGCGGGCGTACGACTTCCGGACCGCCGAGCGCCTGGGCGCCCTCGTCACCGGCAAGCGGGCCTCCAGCGACAAGGAACTCGTCCAGCAGATCACGACGTTGCTGCGGGCCCGCGAGGACGATCGGTAG
- a CDS encoding GNAT family N-acetyltransferase produces MELRDVVQADLEVFLAYEHDPEAVRRSGFAPREREAFMAHWAAKVLGDPTVFVQTVVVDGDPAGNIVAWWDGDRRFIGYWFGRPYWGRGIGTEALTVFLEREKVRPLHADPVAGNTGSIRLLEKCGFEATGTVRHGEDEHVVLVLGATA; encoded by the coding sequence GTGGAACTCAGAGATGTCGTCCAGGCCGACCTGGAGGTCTTCCTCGCGTACGAGCACGACCCGGAGGCGGTCCGCAGGTCCGGGTTCGCGCCCCGGGAGCGGGAGGCGTTCATGGCGCACTGGGCCGCGAAGGTGCTGGGGGACCCGACGGTCTTCGTGCAGACGGTCGTCGTGGACGGTGATCCGGCCGGGAACATCGTGGCCTGGTGGGACGGCGACCGGCGCTTCATCGGCTACTGGTTCGGCCGTCCCTACTGGGGCCGGGGCATAGGCACCGAAGCGCTGACCGTGTTCCTGGAGCGGGAGAAGGTCCGCCCGCTCCACGCGGACCCGGTCGCCGGGAACACCGGCTCGATCCGGCTGCTGGAGAAGTGCGGGTTCGAGGCCACCGGGACGGTCCGGCACGGGGAGGACGAACACGTGGTCCTGGTGCTCGGCGCGACGGCCTGA
- a CDS encoding exodeoxyribonuclease III encodes MLTVTSVNVNGLRAAAKKGFVEWLAGTEADVVCLQEVRAEPGQLAAEVRDPEGWHTVHAPAAAKGRAGVSLYSRQAPERTQIGFGGFGVPGAEEFDASGRYVEIDLPGVTVASLYLPSGEVGTERQDEKERFMAAFLPYLQGLKERAAADGREVVVCGDWNIAHQEADLKNWKANQKSSGFLPEERAWLTKVLEEAAYVDVVRQLHPDVAGPYSWWSYRGRAFDNDSGWRIDYQIATPGLAARAVKAWVERAATHGERWSDHAPVTVVYER; translated from the coding sequence ATGCTGACTGTTACATCTGTGAATGTTAATGGGCTCCGCGCCGCCGCGAAGAAGGGCTTCGTGGAGTGGCTGGCGGGCACCGAAGCCGATGTGGTCTGCCTCCAGGAGGTCCGCGCCGAGCCCGGCCAGCTGGCCGCCGAGGTCCGTGACCCCGAGGGCTGGCACACCGTGCACGCCCCCGCCGCCGCCAAGGGGCGTGCCGGGGTCTCGCTCTACTCCCGCCAGGCGCCGGAGCGGACCCAGATCGGCTTCGGCGGGTTCGGGGTTCCGGGGGCCGAGGAGTTCGACGCGAGCGGCCGGTATGTCGAGATCGACCTCCCCGGGGTGACCGTCGCGAGCCTGTATCTGCCCTCCGGCGAGGTCGGCACCGAGCGGCAGGACGAGAAGGAGCGCTTCATGGCCGCCTTCCTGCCCTACCTCCAGGGGCTGAAGGAGCGGGCGGCGGCGGACGGCCGCGAGGTCGTGGTCTGCGGCGACTGGAACATCGCCCACCAGGAGGCCGACCTGAAGAACTGGAAGGCCAACCAGAAGAGTTCGGGCTTCCTCCCCGAGGAGCGGGCCTGGCTGACGAAGGTCCTGGAGGAGGCCGCGTACGTCGATGTCGTACGGCAGCTGCACCCGGATGTGGCGGGGCCGTACAGCTGGTGGTCCTACCGGGGCCGGGCCTTCGACAACGACTCCGGCTGGCGCATCGACTACCAGATCGCCACGCCGGGCCTCGCCGCGCGCGCCGTGAAGGCGTGGGTCGAGCGGGCCGCCACGCACGGCGAGCGCTGGAGCGACCACGCACCGGTGACGGTCGTCTACGAGCGGTAG
- a CDS encoding urease accessory protein — protein MPLAPHRPRADRLAADYYTPVRVPPDVAALASVPDTLAPGSPAKVGILDLAFAVRGERTELVERYQKTPLQIMRPLWIDPGLPGMSYVYIMATGAGVAQADRYRMDVRCGPDTQVHLTTQAATKIFRMEHDYASQRVHLSAEAGSYVEYLPDPLIPFAGARFYQRTEVTVAPGATVVLGDTLTAGRLARGERHAYRVLATDLRISRPDGTPLAVDTLRLAPGPRGGAVLGPGVFAGHDHVASLFAVTDRVPATALADTLHDALAGLGLLYGVSVLPRECGAWVRLLDDSPIRVAAAHEAVRQAVRRLLTGHPAPDLRKP, from the coding sequence ATGCCGCTCGCCCCCCACCGGCCCCGGGCCGACCGGCTCGCCGCCGACTACTACACCCCGGTCCGCGTCCCCCCGGACGTGGCGGCGCTGGCCTCGGTCCCGGACACCCTCGCCCCCGGCTCACCGGCCAAGGTGGGCATTCTCGACCTGGCCTTCGCGGTACGGGGCGAGCGCACCGAACTCGTCGAGCGCTACCAGAAGACACCGCTCCAGATCATGCGGCCCCTGTGGATCGACCCCGGACTGCCCGGTATGAGCTACGTCTACATCATGGCGACCGGCGCCGGGGTCGCCCAGGCGGACCGCTACCGGATGGACGTCCGCTGCGGACCGGACACCCAGGTCCACCTGACCACCCAGGCCGCCACCAAGATCTTCCGGATGGAGCACGACTACGCGAGCCAGCGGGTGCACCTGAGCGCGGAGGCCGGAAGCTATGTCGAGTACCTGCCGGACCCGCTGATCCCCTTCGCGGGCGCCCGCTTCTACCAGCGCACCGAGGTCACGGTCGCCCCCGGGGCCACCGTCGTCCTCGGCGACACGCTGACCGCGGGCCGCCTCGCCCGCGGCGAACGGCACGCCTACCGGGTGCTCGCCACCGATCTGCGCATCAGCCGTCCCGACGGCACGCCGCTCGCCGTCGACACCCTGCGGCTGGCCCCCGGGCCCCGGGGCGGGGCCGTCCTGGGGCCGGGGGTGTTCGCCGGCCACGACCACGTCGCCTCGCTCTTCGCCGTGACCGACCGCGTCCCGGCCACCGCGCTCGCCGACACCCTGCACGACGCGCTCGCCGGACTCGGCCTCCTGTACGGGGTGAGCGTCCTGCCCCGGGAGTGCGGAGCGTGGGTGCGGCTCCTGGACGACAGCCCGATCCGGGTCGCCGCCGCGCACGAGGCCGTACGCCAGGCCGTACGCCGTCTGCTCACCGGCCACCCGGCGCCCGACCTGCGCAAACCGTAG
- a CDS encoding serine protease gives MKHGKKNARRYIVAASIGALLSAGVATGAYAGTEESAPGYQSEMVSALATTLGVSEKEAVERLDKEARQQDRFAELKADRVSTLGAFFAGDGTLVVNAADAEAAKEVKAAGLAARVPERGESELNRIKAQLDAKALKSAPAGVSAWSVDLASDTVTVEVNGASDAATRTFLKAAKSNGDAVRVVRGQEKLETQAVVPPGSRMTFNGYLCSVGYGAKDRNGKQVLVTAGHCIEDLPALAYNGTRFAKGTHTRFALGTRSVDMGIATVDSGHSIGLDITTYGKAGTVAVRGSQRAPQGSALCKSGQTTGWTCGKVGSYNVSVTYTDENGGPDTVVTGLASSSVCTQGGDSGGAYVSGNQAQGLTSGGPIGQRCNGQVNSPGSSYFQPLDDALKYYGLTLNTK, from the coding sequence GTGAAGCACGGAAAGAAGAACGCGCGCAGATACATCGTGGCGGCCTCCATCGGCGCCCTCCTGTCGGCCGGAGTCGCCACAGGGGCCTATGCCGGTACGGAGGAATCCGCGCCCGGGTACCAGTCGGAGATGGTCAGTGCTCTCGCCACCACCCTGGGCGTGAGCGAGAAGGAGGCTGTCGAGAGGCTGGACAAGGAAGCCCGGCAGCAGGACCGCTTCGCGGAGTTGAAGGCGGACCGCGTATCGACTCTCGGAGCATTCTTCGCCGGGGACGGGACGCTCGTCGTCAACGCCGCCGACGCCGAGGCCGCGAAGGAGGTCAAGGCGGCGGGGCTCGCAGCACGGGTCCCCGAGCGCGGCGAGAGCGAGCTGAACCGGATCAAGGCCCAGCTCGACGCCAAGGCCCTCAAGAGCGCCCCGGCCGGGGTGTCGGCGTGGTCCGTCGACCTCGCCTCCGACACCGTGACCGTCGAGGTCAACGGGGCGTCCGACGCCGCCACCCGTACCTTCCTCAAGGCCGCGAAGAGCAACGGCGACGCGGTACGGGTCGTCCGGGGCCAGGAGAAGCTGGAGACCCAGGCCGTCGTGCCGCCGGGCAGCCGCATGACGTTCAACGGCTACCTCTGCTCGGTCGGATACGGGGCGAAGGACCGCAACGGCAAGCAGGTGCTCGTGACCGCCGGGCACTGCATCGAGGACCTGCCCGCACTGGCCTACAACGGAACCCGGTTCGCCAAGGGCACCCACACCCGGTTCGCGCTCGGCACCCGCAGCGTGGACATGGGCATCGCCACCGTGGACTCCGGCCACTCCATCGGCCTGGACATCACCACGTACGGCAAGGCGGGCACCGTCGCCGTCCGGGGCAGCCAGCGGGCCCCGCAGGGTTCGGCGCTCTGCAAGTCCGGCCAGACCACCGGCTGGACCTGCGGCAAGGTCGGCTCGTACAACGTCAGCGTCACCTACACCGACGAGAACGGCGGGCCCGACACCGTCGTGACCGGTCTCGCCAGCTCCAGCGTCTGCACCCAGGGCGGGGACAGCGGAGGCGCGTACGTCTCCGGCAACCAGGCCCAGGGGCTGACCTCCGGCGGGCCGATCGGCCAGCGGTGCAACGGCCAGGTGAACTCGCCCGGTTCGTCGTACTTCCAGCCGCTCGACGACGCCCTCAAGTACTACGGGCTGACGCTGAACACCAAGTAG
- a CDS encoding MerR family transcriptional regulator, with translation MEELAKEAGITVRTLRFYRERGLLPPPRREGRIAWYDDHHLARLRTITGLLERGHTLNGIADLAATFESGRDVAEVLGLGEPTEETPVRLTPEQLADYFEGEVTPENLATALDLGYLATDGDEIVHISRRLLEVSAELVREGVPLATVLSSGRRVREHADALAEIFVRVLHAHAAETEPAQLRPLARAVVDAELSMALDRRLRREDGTQPPKSG, from the coding sequence ATGGAGGAGCTGGCCAAGGAGGCCGGCATCACCGTGCGGACCCTGCGCTTCTACCGGGAGCGCGGACTGCTCCCGCCACCCCGGCGCGAGGGCCGGATCGCCTGGTACGACGACCACCACCTGGCCCGGCTGCGGACGATCACGGGGCTGCTGGAGCGCGGCCACACCCTCAACGGCATCGCGGACCTGGCCGCCACCTTCGAGAGCGGGCGCGATGTGGCCGAGGTGCTGGGGCTCGGCGAGCCGACCGAGGAGACCCCGGTCCGGCTCACCCCGGAACAGCTCGCCGACTACTTCGAGGGCGAGGTCACCCCGGAGAACCTGGCCACCGCGCTGGACCTCGGCTATCTCGCCACCGACGGCGACGAGATCGTGCACATCAGCCGCCGTCTGCTGGAGGTGTCGGCGGAGCTCGTACGGGAAGGGGTGCCGCTCGCCACGGTGCTCTCCTCGGGCCGCCGCGTCCGTGAGCACGCGGACGCTCTCGCCGAAATCTTCGTACGCGTACTGCATGCCCACGCGGCGGAGACCGAACCGGCCCAACTGCGCCCGCTGGCCCGCGCGGTGGTGGACGCGGAGCTGTCGATGGCGCTGGACCGGAGGCTGCGCCGCGAGGACGGCACGCAGCCTCCCAAGTCCGGCTGA
- a CDS encoding cyclohexanone monooxygenase: protein MAQQEHVRVAVIGTGFGGLGAAVRLRREGITDFVVLERADSVGGTWRDNSYPGCACDVPSHLYSFSFAPNPDWPRTFSGQEHIRAYLERVADTFGLRPHIRLNHEVKLMSWDRENLYWVIESADGTTLRADVVISATGPLSDPKMPDIPGLDSFPGKVFHSARWDHDYDLAGKRVAMVGTGASAIQIVPAIQPKTAKLTLFQRTPPWVMPRMDRTISKAERALHRAIPATGTARRGLLWGIRELQVGAFTKHPDQLGLVEKLAKANMARAIKDPALRAKLTPDYRIGCKRILLSSTYYPALAQPNVDVVASGLSEIRGSTVVAADGSEAEVDAIIFGTGFHVTDMPIAERVVGEEGITLAETWKDGMNSLRGATAAGFPNWMTIIGPNTGLGNSSMILMIESQLNYMADYLRQLNVLGGRAALGARPTAVTAWNDKVQERMKRTVWNTGGCTSWYLDAEGRNTTVWPGTTGEFRRQTRSVDLAEYDVIRATGTPGVAAPGAAGGVRGGEAGRLAGSGRVPEQPGRSERETVAAGDTVTEEAAR, encoded by the coding sequence ATGGCCCAGCAGGAGCACGTACGTGTGGCGGTGATCGGTACCGGATTCGGGGGCCTGGGGGCCGCCGTCCGGCTGCGCCGCGAAGGCATCACCGATTTCGTGGTCCTGGAGCGGGCCGACTCGGTGGGCGGCACCTGGCGCGACAACAGCTACCCCGGCTGCGCCTGTGACGTACCGTCCCACCTCTACTCCTTCTCCTTCGCCCCCAACCCCGACTGGCCGCGCACCTTCTCCGGCCAGGAGCACATCCGGGCCTATCTGGAGCGGGTCGCGGACACCTTCGGGCTCCGCCCGCACATCCGGCTGAACCACGAGGTGAAGCTGATGAGCTGGGACCGGGAGAACCTGTACTGGGTGATCGAGTCCGCGGACGGCACCACCCTGCGCGCGGATGTCGTCATCTCCGCCACCGGGCCGCTCTCCGACCCCAAGATGCCCGACATACCCGGGCTCGACTCCTTCCCCGGCAAGGTCTTCCACTCCGCGCGCTGGGACCACGACTACGACCTGGCGGGCAAGCGGGTCGCGATGGTCGGAACGGGCGCCTCCGCCATCCAGATCGTCCCGGCCATTCAGCCGAAGACCGCGAAGCTCACGCTCTTCCAGCGCACGCCCCCGTGGGTCATGCCGCGTATGGACCGCACCATCAGCAAGGCAGAGCGCGCGCTCCACCGGGCGATACCCGCGACCGGCACCGCCCGCCGCGGACTGCTCTGGGGCATACGGGAGCTGCAGGTGGGCGCCTTCACCAAGCACCCCGACCAGCTGGGCCTGGTGGAGAAGCTGGCCAAGGCCAACATGGCGCGGGCCATCAAGGACCCGGCACTGCGGGCCAAGCTGACCCCGGACTACCGCATCGGCTGCAAGCGCATCCTGCTCTCCAGCACCTACTACCCGGCCCTCGCCCAGCCCAATGTGGACGTGGTCGCCTCCGGGCTCAGCGAGATACGCGGCTCGACCGTCGTCGCCGCCGACGGCAGCGAGGCCGAGGTCGACGCGATCATCTTCGGCACCGGCTTCCATGTGACGGACATGCCGATCGCGGAACGGGTCGTCGGCGAGGAGGGGATCACCCTCGCGGAGACCTGGAAGGACGGGATGAACTCGCTGCGCGGCGCGACCGCCGCCGGGTTCCCCAACTGGATGACGATCATCGGCCCCAACACGGGCCTCGGGAACTCCTCGATGATCCTGATGATCGAGTCCCAGCTGAACTACATGGCCGACTATCTGCGGCAGTTGAACGTGCTGGGCGGCCGGGCCGCCCTCGGCGCCCGCCCCACCGCCGTCACCGCCTGGAACGACAAGGTCCAGGAGCGGATGAAGCGCACGGTGTGGAACACCGGCGGCTGCACCAGCTGGTACCTGGACGCGGAGGGCCGCAACACGACGGTCTGGCCGGGCACGACGGGCGAGTTCCGGCGGCAGACGCGGTCGGTGGACCTCGCGGAGTACGACGTCATCCGGGCGACCGGGACGCCGGGCGTCGCCGCTCCGGGCGCGGCCGGAGGCGTACGCGGGGGCGAGGCCGGACGGCTCGCCGGGAGCGGGCGCGTACCGGAGCAGCCGGGCCGGAGCGAGCGCGAGACGGTCGCCGCCGGGGACACGGTGACCGAGGAGGCCGCGCGATGA